From Bradyrhizobium sp. sBnM-33:
TAGTCGCCGCTGCACTCGCCGCCCTTACCGTTGGCGCATCCGCGCAGGACAAGCGCCCTGACTACGGCACAGCGGTCAATGCCGCGGGTGCTAAGAAGATCGCAACCGGCGTCCTCGCCGAATGCCAGAAGAACGGATGGAACGTGGCCGTCGCGGTGGTCGATAATCACGGCTTCCTGGTGTACTTCGAACGCATGGACAACACGCAGACGGCCAGCATGGACATCGCCATCGGTAAGGCGAGGTCCGCGGCGACCTATCGGCGCCCGACCCGCGTTTTCATGGAGGCGATCAACAAAGGCGGGACAGCCACGGCCACTCTGCCCGGGGTCTTTGCCTCGCCTGGCGGAGTGCCGATCATGGTCGACGGCAAAGTCACTGGCGGCGTGGGAGTGAGTGGCGTCACCGGCGACCAGGACGAGCAATGCGCCAAGGCCGGCCTTGGAACGACATAAAAATTTCATTCGGCGTACGAGAGCCGGCACGGTTCTGCACGCAGCCGTGCCGCGCCATGACTAGAGCATGATGAAATTGGATTTGATTGCGACCACGAAGAAGGTGCGCGCTCCCTCTCCCGCTTGCGGGGGAGGCATAGGCGGCCCATGTCCGCCGTTCTTTAGTAGAAGGCCGATGCGGAGCATCGGCTATGGGTGGGGATGTCTCCGCGGGCGACACTGCCCGAGTGGAGAGAACCCCCACCTGGCGCTTCGCGCCGACCTAAGAGCGAGCTTTGCTCGTCTCGACCCCCGCAAGCGGGAGAGGTGAAGTGCGTCTGCGGCCAAATCGATCTAACCAAAGATCATCATGCTCTAACCGCCAAACTGACCTTTTTATTAAGTTTTTCAGTCCACTGCTTTTTGAATACACACCACAGCCGACGTTACGCCGGCACGCGGCCGCCGAAAAACGGCATCAGGGCCTGGCTCAGCGTATGCGACCGCCTGGACGTGAATATCATCTCGGCCCCAGCCTCGTCGCTTTTCCGGCCTAGCGACCCCAGCAGTTCGGACACGCGCCGGGCGATCGCGGGGGCTGGATCGATCCAGTCAACCGGCCACGGCGCGAGTTGGGTCAGGCGGTCGAGCAACAGCGGATAGTGGGTGCAGGCCAGCACGACGGTGTCGGTGCGATGCTCACCGTTTCCGACAAAGCAGGGGGCAAGCTCGGCCGCAATATCCTCGTCGCGCACGTCGTTGCCGCTGAGCGCGGATTCGGCAAGGGAAGCGAGCTCGGCCGATCCCACCAGCGTCACTTCGCAACCTTGCGCGAAATCATCGATCAGCCGCTTGGTGTATTCGCGCTTGACGGTGCCCTTGGTGCCGAGCACCGACACGCATTTGGTCTTCGAGCTGGCGCAGGCCGGCTTGATCGCGGGCACGGTGCCGACGAACGGCACGCTATAGGTGCTGCGCAGATGCGACATCACGAGCGTGGAGGCGGTGTTGCAGGCAATCACCACCAGGGCAGGGGCGTGCCGGGCGATCAACTCGCCGACCAACGGCACCACGCGGGCGATGATCTGCTCCTCGCTATGATGGCCGTAGGGAAAGAACGCGTCGTCGGCGACATAGACGTAGTGCGCGTCGGGCCGGGTGCGGACGATCTCGCGCAGGACCGTGAGGCCGCCAAGGCCGGAGTCGAAGACGAGGATTTTCGGCGGGGATGACACGCTGCGACCTTAGCCGATCTGCGGTTACCGTTAGGTTGCTTCGAGGATGCCGGCGGGGGTCACGGAGCTTGTCGGCGGCGGTTGTGGCAATTTGGAACCATCTAATTCGGCTTGGCAAGGCCGGGAAACTGCTGGTTCGGCTACCCAGGGCACCCACGGGCAAAGTTCGACCGAACTGCGATGGGAGTGTCCAGGAGACGACGGACGGCCGTCCGTCCGCTGTCTCTGGGCGGCGATCAACGCGTGGTCGAGCGGGGTCAGCGGCAGCTTGGTCAGCATCGGCTTTAACTCCAGTGCAAGAGACCAGGCACCTTCGACGCTCGCCGCCAATCGATCAGGTGGACTGAGGAATTCGCGCGATGACCTTGATCTCAAAATCGAAGCCCGCCAGCCAGTTAACGCCCACCGCGGTCCAGTTCGGATAGGGCGGCTCACCGATCTCCTTCAAGCGAACTGCGTTGACCGCCTCCCATTGCGTGGCCGGGTCGGTGTGGAACGTGGTCACGTCAACGACGTCGTCGAACGTGCAACCGGCAGACTTCAGCACGGCCGAGAGATTGTCGAAGGCAAGTTGGACCTGTTTTTCGAAGACCGGCTCCGGCGACCCGTCATCGCGGCTGCCGACCTGGCCCGAGACGAACAGAAAGCCGCCCGAGCGGATCGCCGCCGAATAACGGTTGATCTCGTAGAGCGCCTGCCTGCCAGCAGGAAAGATTGCATCGCGTTTGGCCATAACGTCACTTCCTTGTTCAAAGGCAGGCCAGACCTCCACGGTTCCGGCTCTTTGCATTCCATTGTCGGGCGGTGTTTGACATACGCTCCGTATGTTTCTATAAATTACATACGCCGCGTATGTCAACTAGCATACGGGGCGTATGTCTTTTGCGGGGAATGGCGGTGGCCGCGAAGCGACGCGCACAAATGGTGGAGGAAACCCGGGCCAAGCTAATCCGGGCCGCCCGGAAGGCGTTCGCGACCAAAGGCTATGCGGCGGCGTCGATGGACGATTTGACCGCCGAGGCCGGCCTGACGCGCGGCGCGCTCTATCACAACTTTGGCGATAAGAAGGGTCTGCTGCAGGCCGTGATCGACCAGATCGACGCGGAAATGATGGCGCGAATGCGCGCTGTACAAGATCGGGCGGAGACCCGGTGGCTCGGCTTTCTCGCCGTGGGCGTCGCCTATATCGAGATGGCGCTGGAGCCGGAGATTCAGCGCATCATGCTGCTGGACGGGCCGGCCGTGCTCGGCGATCCATCGCTATGGCCCAACCAGACTGCGTGTCTTCGCACGACGATGCAATCGATCCAGGCGCTTATCGACGAAGGAACGGTGAAGCCGATGGATGCGGAAGCTGCCGCGCGGCTCATCAACGGAGCGGCGCTCAACGCCTCGCTCTGGATTGCCGCAGCCGACGATCCGCACGCCGTCTTTGCAAAGGCTGTCGAGGCTTTCCGACATCTAGCGGTCGGTTTGCTGCAGACCGAGAGATGACCGTCAGGCGTTCGGATGGCGTGCGTGTCAGCTCTCGCCGAACACGCGCCTGAAAATCGTATCGACGTGCTTGAAGTGATAGCCGAGGTCGAACTGCTCCTCGATTTCGGCATCGCTCAGATGCTTTTTCACGTCGGCGTCTTTTTTCAGCAGCGTCTGGA
This genomic window contains:
- a CDS encoding TetR/AcrR family transcriptional regulator; translated protein: MAAKRRAQMVEETRAKLIRAARKAFATKGYAAASMDDLTAEAGLTRGALYHNFGDKKGLLQAVIDQIDAEMMARMRAVQDRAETRWLGFLAVGVAYIEMALEPEIQRIMLLDGPAVLGDPSLWPNQTACLRTTMQSIQALIDEGTVKPMDAEAAARLINGAALNASLWIAAADDPHAVFAKAVEAFRHLAVGLLQTER
- the murI gene encoding glutamate racemase: MSSPPKILVFDSGLGGLTVLREIVRTRPDAHYVYVADDAFFPYGHHSEEQIIARVVPLVGELIARHAPALVVIACNTASTLVMSHLRSTYSVPFVGTVPAIKPACASSKTKCVSVLGTKGTVKREYTKRLIDDFAQGCEVTLVGSAELASLAESALSGNDVRDEDIAAELAPCFVGNGEHRTDTVVLACTHYPLLLDRLTQLAPWPVDWIDPAPAIARRVSELLGSLGRKSDEAGAEMIFTSRRSHTLSQALMPFFGGRVPA
- a CDS encoding RidA family protein; the protein is MAKRDAIFPAGRQALYEINRYSAAIRSGGFLFVSGQVGSRDDGSPEPVFEKQVQLAFDNLSAVLKSAGCTFDDVVDVTTFHTDPATQWEAVNAVRLKEIGEPPYPNWTAVGVNWLAGFDFEIKVIARIPQST
- a CDS encoding GlcG/HbpS family heme-binding protein, which produces MRTILVAAALAALTVGASAQDKRPDYGTAVNAAGAKKIATGVLAECQKNGWNVAVAVVDNHGFLVYFERMDNTQTASMDIAIGKARSAATYRRPTRVFMEAINKGGTATATLPGVFASPGGVPIMVDGKVTGGVGVSGVTGDQDEQCAKAGLGTT